One segment of Panicum virgatum strain AP13 chromosome 1K, P.virgatum_v5, whole genome shotgun sequence DNA contains the following:
- the LOC120706379 gene encoding ERAD-associated E3 ubiquitin-protein ligase HRD1-like isoform X1 gives MIRLQTYAAFSLLATASAVYYAFSSREQFYPAMVYLSTSKICFVLLLNTGLVAMCVAWQLVKRLFLGSLREAEVERLNEQCWREVVEILFAVTIFRQDFSVSFLAMVAALLLVKALHWLAQKRVEYIETTPSVPMLSHIRIVSFLAFLLIVDCLFLSNSFRSLMDKWEASVAIFFSFEYMILATSTVSTFVKYIFYVSDMLMEGQWEKKAVYTFYLELISDLVHLSLYMLFFIAIVLNYGVPLHLIRELYETFRNFRIRIADYVRYRKITSNMNERFPDATAEELNASDATCIICREEMTAAKKLLCGHLFHVHCLRSWLERQHTCPTCRAPIIPPDNGRAASARYGAQPGGQPAAGIGTPASEGAAGENMSRRQAKIEVAIAAASLYGRSFAYPPANTLNRSGPPQSTSSIPQTEASSSNQSHKDQELQCQNTSDGLAPLPFNAHGGISSGTSTRDLEISLQKAQENFIKSQIEMLQIQLQMVQRAAAVSVTDNESAEHTKND, from the exons atGATCCGTCTTCAGACGTACGCGGCGTTCAGCCTGCTGGCGACGGCGTCGGCGGTGTACTACGCCTTCAGCAGCCGGGAGCAGTTCTACCCGGCGATGGTCTACCTCTCCACCTCCAAGATCTGCTTCGTGCTGCTCCTCAACACGGGCCTCGTCGCCATGTGCGTCGCCTGGCAACTCGTCAAGCGCCTCTTCCTGGGATCGCTCCGGGAGGCCGAGGTCGAGCGCCTCAATGAGCAGTGCTGGCGGGAGGTCGTCGAGATCCTCTTCGCGGTCACCATCTTCCGCCAGGACTTCTCCGTCTCCTtcctcgccatggtcgccgcgcTGCTCCTTGTCAAGGCACTGCACTGGCTGGCCCAGAAGAGGGTCGAGTACATCGAGACCACACCCTCCGTGCCCATGCTCTCGCACATAAGGATCGTCTCCTTCCTGGCCTTCCTGCTCATCGTCGACTGCCTCTTCCTGTCCAACTCGTTCAGGTCGCTCATGGACAAGTGGGAGGCGTCAGTTGCCATATTCTTCTCCTTTGA GTATATGATACTGGCAACATCGACAGTATCAACATTTGTGAAGTATATATTCTATGTCAGTGACATGCTAATGGAAGGTCAATGGGAGAAGAAGGCAGTGTATACATTCTATTTGGAGCTCATCAGTGACCTTGTGCACTTGTCATTATACATGCTCTTCTTCATAGCTATCGTCCT GAACTATGGTGTCCCACTGCACTTGATTCGCGAGCTATATGAGACATTCCGCAACTTCAGAATTCGCATTGCTGATTATGTACGGTACAGAAAGATCACTTCCAACATGAATGAACGCTTTCCAGATGCTACAGCAGAAGAGCTCAATGC GAGTGATGCTACATGTATCATTTGCCGTGAGGAGATGACTGCAGCAAAGAAGTTGCTTTGTGGCCATCTGTTCCATGTCCATTGTCTAAGGTCATGGTTAGAGCGCCAGCACACTTGCCCCACATGCAGAGCTCCAATCATCCCCCCAGATAATGGACGTGCTGCATCAGCGCGATATGGAGCTCAACCTGGAGGTCAGCCTG CTGCAGGTATTGGCACTCCAGCCTCAGAAGGAGCAGCAGGTGAGAACATGAGCAGGCGCCAAGCAAAGATTGAAGTGGCTATAGCAGCTGCTTCTTTATATGGAAGATCTTTTGCTTATCCTCCAGCAAACACCCTAAATAG GTCAGGTCCTCCCCAATCTACATCAAGTATACCACAAACCGAAGCAAGTAGCTCCAATCAATCCCATAAAGATCAAGAACTGCAGTGCCAAAACACCAGCGATGGTTTAGCACCTCTGCCTTTTAATGCACATGGTGGTATTAGTTCAGGGACAAGCACCAGGGATCTTGAAATTTCACTGCAGAAGGCACAAGAAAACTTTATAAAGAGCCAGATAGAG ATGTTACAAATCCAACTGCAAATGGTTCAGCGTGCTGCTGCTGTGTCAGTCACTGATAATGAGAGTGCCGAGCACACAAAGAATGACTGA
- the LOC120655120 gene encoding cell number regulator 2-like, which translates to MDAMQPRADEEGAAPAGGATAAVAVAPAPPAPWSTGLFDCFDDVGNCCVTCLFPCITFGQVAELVDRGSTSCGASAALYTVIVALTGYGFQSIYSCFYRAKLRAQLGLREDPCPDCLVHFFCEWCALCQEYRELNNRGFDMNIGWHANMERQGHAAAAAMPPQMQPGMTR; encoded by the exons ATGGACGCCATGCAGCCAAGGGCTGACGAGGAGGGTgccgcgccggcgggcggcgcgaccgCGGCGGTCGCCGTGGCGCCGGCGCCACCCGCCCCGTGGTCCACCGGGCTCTTCGACTGCTTCGACGACGTCGGCAACT GCTGCGTGACGTGCCTGTTCCCGTGCATCACGTTCGGGCAGGTGGCGGAGCTCGTGGACCGGGGGTCGACGTCGTGCGGCGCGAGCGCGGCGCTGTACACGGTGATCGTGGCGCTGACGGGGTACGGGTTCCAGAGCATCTACTCCTGCTTCTACCGCGCCAAACTGCGCGCGCAGTTGGGCCTGCGGGAGGACCCCTGCCCCGACTGCCTCGTCCACTTCTTCTGCGAGTGGTGCGCGCTCTGCCAGGAGTACCGCGAGCTCAACAACCGAGGCTTCGACATGAACATAG GATGGCACGCCAACATGGAGAGGcaaggccacgccgccgccgccgccatgccgccgcaGATGCAGCCCGGGATGACCCGCTGA
- the LOC120655109 gene encoding mucin-1-like, with product MVCGGARLPPATRPARAEAGRRRPASVPRRPRGRLDAAPELRLGRTHAGPRRWRPEARAAPEPYEVATGEHPRARIRWRRPSSPLLPIPRRARPSPSSSFAACGDRAAGPPSSSARGRAPPWGHGAARAPVVTPSSGPWRQRPWRMPARVHGTAVASPRRCSLQIRFSRCGGEPPRAPPTNMGGAGRDGGSSEFRGPGATPAVEETRSRGAPSPRSSSAERSRKAALPPSSGGAPSPRSSPAEQAAELAGRAEPLGTHVWRKKK from the coding sequence ATggtgtgcggcggcgcgcggcttcCGCCGGCGACAAGGCCAGCGAGAGCggaggcggggcggaggcggccggcaaGCGTGCCCCGTCGGCCTCGAGGGCGCCTGGACGCGGCCCCGGAGCTCCGTCTCGGCCGGACCCACGCGgggccaaggcggtggcggccggaggCCCGCGCCGCACCGGAGCCCTACGAGGTGGCCACCGGCGAGCACCCGCGAGCGCGCATACGGTGGCGCCGGCCGAGCTCGCCCCTCCTCCCAatcccgcgccgcgcccgtccCTCTCCCTCGAGCTCCTTCGCCGCGTGTGGAGACCGGGCTGCCGGGCCCCCATCGAGCTCCGCgcgcggccgagctccgccgtgggGCCATGGCGCGGCTCGAGCTCCCGTCGTCACTCCTTCCTCCGgtccatggcggcagcggccaTGGCGTATGCCCGCGCGGGTCCATGGCACGGCGGTGGCCTCCCCGCGCCGGTGCTCCCTCCAGATCCGGTTctctcggtgcggcggcgagccTCCTCGCGCACCTCCTACCAACatgggcggcgcggggcgggatGGCGGCTCCAGCGAGTTCCGCGGGCCAGGGGCTAccccggcggtggaggagacgcggagcagaggcgccCCCTCGCCGCGGAGCTCGTCGGCCGAGCGGAGCCGCAaggccgccctccctccctcgagcGGAGGTGCCCCCTCGCCGCGGAGCTCGCCTGCCGAGCaggccgcggagctcgccggacgaGCGGAGCCGCTTGGCACCCAtgtctggaggaagaagaaatag
- the LOC120706379 gene encoding ERAD-associated E3 ubiquitin-protein ligase HRD1-like isoform X3, with translation MIRLQTYAAFSLLATASAVYYAFSSREQFYPAMVYLSTSKICFVLLLNTGLVAMCVAWQLVKRLFLGSLREAEVERLNEQCWREVVEILFAVTIFRQDFSVSFLAMVAALLLVKALHWLAQKRVEYIETTPSVPMLSHIRIVSFLAFLLIVDCLFLSNSFRSLMDKWEASVAIFFSFEYMILATSTVSTFVKYIFYVSDMLMEGQWEKKAVYTFYLELISDLVHLSLYMLFFIAIVLNYGVPLHLIRELYETFRNFRIRIADYVRYRKITSNMNERFPDATAEELNASDATCIICREEMTAAKKLLCGHLFHVHCLRSWLERQHTCPTCRAPIIPPDNGRAASARYGAQPGGIGTPASEGAAGENMSRRQAKIEVAIAAASLYGRSFAYPPANTLNRSGPPQSTSSIPQTEASSSNQSHKDQELQCQNTSDGLAPLPFNAHGGISSGTSTRDLEISLQKAQENFIKSQIEMLQIQLQMVQRAAAVSVTDNESAEHTKND, from the exons atGATCCGTCTTCAGACGTACGCGGCGTTCAGCCTGCTGGCGACGGCGTCGGCGGTGTACTACGCCTTCAGCAGCCGGGAGCAGTTCTACCCGGCGATGGTCTACCTCTCCACCTCCAAGATCTGCTTCGTGCTGCTCCTCAACACGGGCCTCGTCGCCATGTGCGTCGCCTGGCAACTCGTCAAGCGCCTCTTCCTGGGATCGCTCCGGGAGGCCGAGGTCGAGCGCCTCAATGAGCAGTGCTGGCGGGAGGTCGTCGAGATCCTCTTCGCGGTCACCATCTTCCGCCAGGACTTCTCCGTCTCCTtcctcgccatggtcgccgcgcTGCTCCTTGTCAAGGCACTGCACTGGCTGGCCCAGAAGAGGGTCGAGTACATCGAGACCACACCCTCCGTGCCCATGCTCTCGCACATAAGGATCGTCTCCTTCCTGGCCTTCCTGCTCATCGTCGACTGCCTCTTCCTGTCCAACTCGTTCAGGTCGCTCATGGACAAGTGGGAGGCGTCAGTTGCCATATTCTTCTCCTTTGA GTATATGATACTGGCAACATCGACAGTATCAACATTTGTGAAGTATATATTCTATGTCAGTGACATGCTAATGGAAGGTCAATGGGAGAAGAAGGCAGTGTATACATTCTATTTGGAGCTCATCAGTGACCTTGTGCACTTGTCATTATACATGCTCTTCTTCATAGCTATCGTCCT GAACTATGGTGTCCCACTGCACTTGATTCGCGAGCTATATGAGACATTCCGCAACTTCAGAATTCGCATTGCTGATTATGTACGGTACAGAAAGATCACTTCCAACATGAATGAACGCTTTCCAGATGCTACAGCAGAAGAGCTCAATGC GAGTGATGCTACATGTATCATTTGCCGTGAGGAGATGACTGCAGCAAAGAAGTTGCTTTGTGGCCATCTGTTCCATGTCCATTGTCTAAGGTCATGGTTAGAGCGCCAGCACACTTGCCCCACATGCAGAGCTCCAATCATCCCCCCAGATAATGGACGTGCTGCATCAGCGCGATATGGAGCTCAACCTGGAG GTATTGGCACTCCAGCCTCAGAAGGAGCAGCAGGTGAGAACATGAGCAGGCGCCAAGCAAAGATTGAAGTGGCTATAGCAGCTGCTTCTTTATATGGAAGATCTTTTGCTTATCCTCCAGCAAACACCCTAAATAG GTCAGGTCCTCCCCAATCTACATCAAGTATACCACAAACCGAAGCAAGTAGCTCCAATCAATCCCATAAAGATCAAGAACTGCAGTGCCAAAACACCAGCGATGGTTTAGCACCTCTGCCTTTTAATGCACATGGTGGTATTAGTTCAGGGACAAGCACCAGGGATCTTGAAATTTCACTGCAGAAGGCACAAGAAAACTTTATAAAGAGCCAGATAGAG ATGTTACAAATCCAACTGCAAATGGTTCAGCGTGCTGCTGCTGTGTCAGTCACTGATAATGAGAGTGCCGAGCACACAAAGAATGACTGA
- the LOC120706379 gene encoding ERAD-associated E3 ubiquitin-protein ligase HRD1-like isoform X2 has protein sequence MIRLQTYAAFSLLATASAVYYAFSSREQFYPAMVYLSTSKICFVLLLNTGLVAMCVAWQLVKRLFLGSLREAEVERLNEQCWREVVEILFAVTIFRQDFSVSFLAMVAALLLVKALHWLAQKRVEYIETTPSVPMLSHIRIVSFLAFLLIVDCLFLSNSFRSLMDKWEASVAIFFSFEYMILATSTVSTFVKYIFYVSDMLMEGQWEKKAVYTFYLELISDLVHLSLYMLFFIAIVLNYGVPLHLIRELYETFRNFRIRIADYVRYRKITSNMNERFPDATAEELNASDATCIICREEMTAAKKLLCGHLFHVHCLRSWLERQHTCPTCRAPIIPPDNGRAASARYGAQPGAAGIGTPASEGAAGENMSRRQAKIEVAIAAASLYGRSFAYPPANTLNRSGPPQSTSSIPQTEASSSNQSHKDQELQCQNTSDGLAPLPFNAHGGISSGTSTRDLEISLQKAQENFIKSQIEMLQIQLQMVQRAAAVSVTDNESAEHTKND, from the exons atGATCCGTCTTCAGACGTACGCGGCGTTCAGCCTGCTGGCGACGGCGTCGGCGGTGTACTACGCCTTCAGCAGCCGGGAGCAGTTCTACCCGGCGATGGTCTACCTCTCCACCTCCAAGATCTGCTTCGTGCTGCTCCTCAACACGGGCCTCGTCGCCATGTGCGTCGCCTGGCAACTCGTCAAGCGCCTCTTCCTGGGATCGCTCCGGGAGGCCGAGGTCGAGCGCCTCAATGAGCAGTGCTGGCGGGAGGTCGTCGAGATCCTCTTCGCGGTCACCATCTTCCGCCAGGACTTCTCCGTCTCCTtcctcgccatggtcgccgcgcTGCTCCTTGTCAAGGCACTGCACTGGCTGGCCCAGAAGAGGGTCGAGTACATCGAGACCACACCCTCCGTGCCCATGCTCTCGCACATAAGGATCGTCTCCTTCCTGGCCTTCCTGCTCATCGTCGACTGCCTCTTCCTGTCCAACTCGTTCAGGTCGCTCATGGACAAGTGGGAGGCGTCAGTTGCCATATTCTTCTCCTTTGA GTATATGATACTGGCAACATCGACAGTATCAACATTTGTGAAGTATATATTCTATGTCAGTGACATGCTAATGGAAGGTCAATGGGAGAAGAAGGCAGTGTATACATTCTATTTGGAGCTCATCAGTGACCTTGTGCACTTGTCATTATACATGCTCTTCTTCATAGCTATCGTCCT GAACTATGGTGTCCCACTGCACTTGATTCGCGAGCTATATGAGACATTCCGCAACTTCAGAATTCGCATTGCTGATTATGTACGGTACAGAAAGATCACTTCCAACATGAATGAACGCTTTCCAGATGCTACAGCAGAAGAGCTCAATGC GAGTGATGCTACATGTATCATTTGCCGTGAGGAGATGACTGCAGCAAAGAAGTTGCTTTGTGGCCATCTGTTCCATGTCCATTGTCTAAGGTCATGGTTAGAGCGCCAGCACACTTGCCCCACATGCAGAGCTCCAATCATCCCCCCAGATAATGGACGTGCTGCATCAGCGCGATATGGAGCTCAACCTGGAG CTGCAGGTATTGGCACTCCAGCCTCAGAAGGAGCAGCAGGTGAGAACATGAGCAGGCGCCAAGCAAAGATTGAAGTGGCTATAGCAGCTGCTTCTTTATATGGAAGATCTTTTGCTTATCCTCCAGCAAACACCCTAAATAG GTCAGGTCCTCCCCAATCTACATCAAGTATACCACAAACCGAAGCAAGTAGCTCCAATCAATCCCATAAAGATCAAGAACTGCAGTGCCAAAACACCAGCGATGGTTTAGCACCTCTGCCTTTTAATGCACATGGTGGTATTAGTTCAGGGACAAGCACCAGGGATCTTGAAATTTCACTGCAGAAGGCACAAGAAAACTTTATAAAGAGCCAGATAGAG ATGTTACAAATCCAACTGCAAATGGTTCAGCGTGCTGCTGCTGTGTCAGTCACTGATAATGAGAGTGCCGAGCACACAAAGAATGACTGA